Below is a window of Geomonas oryzisoli DNA.
GGCCAGCACGAACAGGTAGCGGTACAGGAAAAGGAGCTGCATGGCGAAGGGCTTGGGCATCCCCAGGCGCACCAGGGCGCGGCAGATGGAGGTGAACCCGGTGAGCGCGGTCAGGGTGAGCGCGGCGCTGACGGTCAGCGCGGTGCGCACGACGATGGAGGCAAACGACACCCAGCCGCCGCTGATACCAAGCGGCCCCAGGTGCAACAGTAAGGTGCGGTCGAAAAAGGGGTTGCCGATGCCGACGGCGATGGCGAAGGGGGCGACCAGGGCCACCTTTGTCGCCAGGTAACCGGCGGGAAGCCGGCCCGCGGCGATCAGGCAGACGGGGAAGATGAAGAAGGGGATCAGGGCGGAGAGTTCGTAACGGCCGAAGGAAACGACGCAGACGATGAAAACAAGGGTGGCCAGCACCTTGGCGCGGGGGTCGAGCCGGTGCAAGGGGGTGTCTCCCCCCGCGAGTTGGTCCAGCCGCTTCAAATCAAGCAATGCTCCGTGCACCGATGCCATCAGGTTCCCATCCTTACCGGCCGCAGCCGTTCTTCGCTAGACCTCGGGGGGTACCGCGGCGCGGCTTCCCCTGCGCAGCAGCAGCGCAGCGCCCGCGACCAGCAGGACGGTGACAGCGGTGCCCACGACACCGGCGACCCCGCTCCCCTTGCCGGAGACCGGCCTCCCTTCGGAGGCGGCCATCACCGGAGCGGTCGCCGTGCCGGGGGCGGCGGCAGGAGCGGGTTGGTAATCGGGAAACCAGGCGGTCTTGCGCTGCAGCGCTCCCAAAAGGGCCGGCAGACCACCGCGTTGTTGCGGAAGGGAGGCGCCGCCGGCGACTTTGGCCACCGACCATTCCAGCCCGTCCGGTTGCACCGAGGCAAAGCGGGACAGGGCGCCGGCAACAAGCAGGGCACAGACCAGGAAACCGGCAAGCACCAGGCGGCCGGGAGCGCCAGCCGGGGCGCTCCCCCGGACGAGGAGTTCCGGGCGGGCCTTGCGCAGGAAGGAGACCACGGCCAGCGTCACCGCCCCCTCGACGAGGCCGATGGCCAGGTGGATGGGCTGCATCAGAAGCAGGAATTTGCCTAAAGGCAGCGCGCAGACCCCCGAGGCCGCCGTCTCGAGGACGACGCAGAGCGCTCCCAGCTGCATGGCGAGCAGCGCCGAGAACATGGTCACCGCGACCTCGCGCCGACGCCCCGGCGCGGGGCCGATGAGCCTGCGGTAACAAAGCGGGTAGACCAAAAGTGCCGGGATCATGCCCAGGTTGAAGATGTTGCACCCCAAGGCGAGGAGGCCGCCGTCGGCGAAGAAAAAGGCCTGGACCATGAGGACGGAGGCGACGGTGAGAAAGGCGGCACTGGGGCCCAGCAGGATGGCAAGGAGCAGGCCGCCGGTCAGATGACCGCTCGACCCGGTACCGGGAATGGAGAAATTGATCATCTGCGCGGCGAACAGAAAGCCGCCCAGCACGCCCATAAGCGGCGCCAGGCGGTCGTCACGCCTGCGGCACAACCGCGCCGAGCAGATGGCGACGCCCCCCGCGGACACGGCCCACATGGTCGCGCCTACCGTGGGCGAGAGCAGAGCGTCCGCCATGTGCATGATCTTCCCCCTCGTGCCGTGGCACCGCCGGAGCGGTAGCACGATTTTCAATTCAGTAACACGGCAATATATACAAGAAGCCCCGGGTGCTGTCAACGCATATGCCCGCCGTTGCGTCCGTGTTCGCGTATACATCATCGACGATCCACACTCTTTGTTCTTTGACAGGTCAAAAGCCAATTTGCTCGCTGTGATCAGGGCCGCCACACACATTTTGCGGTTAGTTGTACTCACCTGCGCACAACATCACAGTAGGATACGAACAGGTTCTGTTTAGATGAATCTTTCTAGGTGAAATACGTACAATGTTCTTCTCTTTTTCCTAAAATAGTGCTAATCTCGCCCGTCGGTGACGGTGCCGTTGGCTGCGGTCCAGTCGCCGGAGCACAAGGTTCTGACTCGGTTGCTGCGCAAGGAGCGCTTGCCCATGACTGGTTCTGAGAAGCAAACCGTCCACTTCACCGCCAACTGCACGGTATTGCTTGCCTTCTTCGTCGCCCTCTTCTTTCCCGTCGGTTACTTCGCCATCAGTTACCAGTACGCGGTTGGCAGTCTCGAGACCGAGGCTGATATAAACGCCCGCATCATTTCCGGACTCGGCGACCTCGACCCCGGTTCCTGGCACAGCGAGGCGCAGCGCCTGGACGCCCTACTCTCCCACCGCGGCACCGCCGCAGCGAAAGAGAGGCACCGCATCCTCGATTCGATCGGCAACGAGCTGGCGGCAAGCGGTTACCATCCTGAATCCCCGGTTATCCTACGCTCGCAGCCCATTTACTACGGCGACAAGGTGATCGGCAGCGTCGAGATCAGCCGCTCGCTGCGCCCCCTTCTGAAGAAATCCCTCCTGGTCACGGTGATCGGTCTCAGCATCGGCCTCATCGTCTTCATCCTGCTCCCCTTCCGGGCCATCAACCGCGCCAACCGCCAGCTGCAGGACTCCTACGACTTCCTGCGCAAGGTCATGGAGAGCAGCGCCAATGCGGTCATCGTCCTGAACCTCGACGGCACCATCGGCATGGTCAACGGGCGCTGCACCGAAACCAGCGGCTACACCCCGGAACAGCTGCACGGCAGGGACATCCTGGAGCTCGTGTGTCCGGAGGCGCGCGACATGGTGCTCAGGCAACTGCACCTGGTCGCCAGCGGTGCCGCGGACATCGTCAAGTTCGAGACGGACCTGGTGTGCCGGGACGGCAGCACGGTGACCATCGCCTGCGGCGCCACTCCCGTCTACCAGGAGGGGCGCATCGCCGGCACCGTCCTCTCGGTGGAAAACATCACCGAGCGCAGGCTGGCGGTGGAAGCGCTCAAATCGGCCAAGGAGTACACGGAGAACCTGATCCAGGCGGCCTGCGTGATGATCGTAGGCCTCGACCTCAAGGGCGAAGTGACGCTCATCAACAAGACCGGGGAAGAAATGACCGGCTACAGCCAGGAAGAGCTGGCCGGCAAGAACTGGTTCGAGACGGTGATGGGAGCAGAAGCGTTCTTCAAGATGTGCGGCGCTTCCCAGCGGGACAACGACGACCAGACGATGAACGCTTTCGAGGGGCAGATCGTCACCAAGGCGGGGACGATGCGCACCGTCTCTTGGCGCAACAGCGCCATCGTCGAGAAGGGAACCAGGATCGGCACACTCTGTTTCGGCATCGACATCACCGAGCACAGAAAGATCGAGGCGCAGCTCAGGCATTCGCAGAAAATGGAATCGATCGGGCAGCTGGCAGGCGGCGTAGCACATGATTTCAACAACATGCTGAGCGTGATGATGGGGTACGCGCAGTTGTGCCAGCTCGAATCAAGCGAAGCGACCCCTTTGTGGCTCTACCTGCAGGAGATCATCAAGGCGGGCGAGCGCTCCCGGGACATGGTGCGCAAGCTGCTCGCTTTCTCGCGCAAGGAGATCATCTCTCCCCGCGCGGTGAATCTGAACGAGCACTGCCTGGAAACGGAGAAAACGCTGAGCAGGCTGATCGGCGAGGAGGTCCGCTTCAGCTTCGCCCCCGACCCCGCGCTCTGGACCGTAAAGATCGACCCCTCGCAGGTGGACCAGATCCTGATGAACCTCGCCGTCAACGCCCGCGACGCCATGCCCGACGGCGGCACCCTCACCATAAAGACCGAAAACATGGTCGTGGACGAAGCCTTCTGCGACTACCGCCTGGACGCAAAGCCCGGCTCGTACGCCTGCCTGAGTGTCGTCGACACCGGAACCGGGATGGACCG
It encodes the following:
- a CDS encoding energy-coupling factor ABC transporter permease, whose translation is MHMADALLSPTVGATMWAVSAGGVAICSARLCRRRDDRLAPLMGVLGGFLFAAQMINFSIPGTGSSGHLTGGLLLAILLGPSAAFLTVASVLMVQAFFFADGGLLALGCNIFNLGMIPALLVYPLCYRRLIGPAPGRRREVAVTMFSALLAMQLGALCVVLETAASGVCALPLGKFLLLMQPIHLAIGLVEGAVTLAVVSFLRKARPELLVRGSAPAGAPGRLVLAGFLVCALLVAGALSRFASVQPDGLEWSVAKVAGGASLPQQRGGLPALLGALQRKTAWFPDYQPAPAAAPGTATAPVMAASEGRPVSGKGSGVAGVVGTAVTVLLVAGAALLLRRGSRAAVPPEV
- the cbiQ gene encoding cobalt ECF transporter T component CbiQ is translated as MASVHGALLDLKRLDQLAGGDTPLHRLDPRAKVLATLVFIVCVVSFGRYELSALIPFFIFPVCLIAAGRLPAGYLATKVALVAPFAIAVGIGNPFFDRTLLLHLGPLGISGGWVSFASIVVRTALTVSAALTLTALTGFTSICRALVRLGMPKPFAMQLLFLYRYLFVLAEEGGRAARARELRCFGRKGSGFASYASLLGHLLLRTWQRAERMHMAMLARGYTGAFPAAQAGRFGAREVVFLLFWSTLCITLRFYNGAELLGTLITGHLS
- a CDS encoding PAS domain-containing hybrid sensor histidine kinase/response regulator — protein: MTGSEKQTVHFTANCTVLLAFFVALFFPVGYFAISYQYAVGSLETEADINARIISGLGDLDPGSWHSEAQRLDALLSHRGTAAAKERHRILDSIGNELAASGYHPESPVILRSQPIYYGDKVIGSVEISRSLRPLLKKSLLVTVIGLSIGLIVFILLPFRAINRANRQLQDSYDFLRKVMESSANAVIVLNLDGTIGMVNGRCTETSGYTPEQLHGRDILELVCPEARDMVLRQLHLVASGAADIVKFETDLVCRDGSTVTIACGATPVYQEGRIAGTVLSVENITERRLAVEALKSAKEYTENLIQAACVMIVGLDLKGEVTLINKTGEEMTGYSQEELAGKNWFETVMGAEAFFKMCGASQRDNDDQTMNAFEGQIVTKAGTMRTVSWRNSAIVEKGTRIGTLCFGIDITEHRKIEAQLRHSQKMESIGQLAGGVAHDFNNMLSVMMGYAQLCQLESSEATPLWLYLQEIIKAGERSRDMVRKLLAFSRKEIISPRAVNLNEHCLETEKTLSRLIGEEVRFSFAPDPALWTVKIDPSQVDQILMNLAVNARDAMPDGGTLTIKTENMVVDEAFCDYRLDAKPGSYACLSVVDTGTGMDRELVKRIFEPFFTTKEVGRGTGLGLATVYGIVTQNGGFVDVQSEPGQGTTFRIYLPRLTGESESPVSNPPGTLSGSGTVLVVEDDDMLRAMATQMLEKIGYRVIQAASPLVALSICGETGNDIDLVLSDVIMPEMNGLDMARGIADLRPDAKVLFMTGYSSEIIAKRGIVADRDMHYIQKPFDMEGLHAKIMEMRTAC